Proteins from one Naumovozyma castellii chromosome 3, complete genome genomic window:
- the ACF2 gene encoding endo-1,3(4)-beta-glucanase (ancestral locus Anc_8.352): MSYSRPPAPPPVRIPSITIEQQALQQQYDLYERPPPYSEVDVNARPPPLPTRPSALSLNVNDDYLMIPPPVHPRRSNSASSSHNLTATTPPPLHPRRSSSVSLSHNLNAVNDLPPPPLPSRPPRLPPRSRSPSISSRRASVSSSLEPLQHTATETACQASSSFPLFDESTNILDFSLSTSPPSDIFPRKMHELPLPNNINNNNMSIPTNKFYGNFLLGEQSNPTWTHPYSLWYDRDTPGIAISHILAAQRVFSTETPPQFYFCPTNIRAFVFTARELHDDGMSIPSLGFADCKHMSLQLQLKKNDNQFIWCPLVQGMGFITMIYYNLTPQLYSAIGFKSLSLVQTRENTIKYQAILEDNRVWSLYIILPSAQDGQSMSLSLRDMNTVVSDTCINGTIIQLVPLDDPVLDDAVGCYPTDCTVSAFISNTNDQEANYRLSYITQGQSRSGSTLLFALPHHIETFTSKTMERETQLTLDSTVMGVMRGFITNEFDMIITVPPSNLQFDPWTTVPNRQHPKYSSATIQAITRAAMIESEQNVLEESNLDSMYFSGKSLAKYAWILYCCHFIIHNNDLTTNLLINLKQAMQRFIDNKQKLPLNYDTTWHGLISSGTSSQDFGNSFYNDHHFHYSYHVITAAIIAKVDQDINPNDESWLSSNKEWVETLIRDYANPSEKDPYFPQFRSFDWFNGHSWAKGLFESGDGKDEESSSEDVNASYALKLWGQVTKNSQLEKLGEIQLGILRTSLNHYFLYQDNNTTEPKEFISNKVSGILFENKIDHTTYFGNQLQYIQMIHAIPITPASSFIRSPQFVKEEWEQKLLALVGDIEDGWKGIIMLNVALFDPLISYSFFSDANFKPTFLDGGQSLTWSLTYSGAFIDD; this comes from the coding sequence ATGTCTTATTCCAGACCACCTGCTCCTCCGCCAGTTCGTATCCCTTCAATTACAATCGAGCAACAAGCTCTACAGCAACAATATGATCTTTATGAGAGACCTCCACCATACTCAGAAGTAGACGTCAATGCAAGACCTCCTCCACTACCGACAAGACCATCAGCTTTGAGTTTAAACGTCAATGATGACTATCTTATGATCCCACCCCCTGTACATCCGAGAAGAAGTAATAGTGCTTCATCATCACATAACCTGACTGCTACTACTCCACCTCCCTTACatccaagaagaagcagTAGTGTTTCTTTATCGCATAATTTGAATGCTGTTAATGatcttcctcctcctcctttGCCCTCGAGACCACCTCGGTTACCTCCAAGATCAAGATCACCTTCCATATCATCTAGACGAGCTAGTGtctcttcatcattggaACCTTTACAACATACTGCTACAGAAACTGCGTGTCAAGCTTCAAGTAGTTTTCCTCTCTTTGATGAATCCACCAATATACTAGATTTCTCCTTATCCACTAGTCCACCATCTGACATATTCCCAAGAAAAATGCATGAATTACCATTACCCAACAATataaacaataataatatgtCCATACCAACTAATAAGTTTTACGGTAATTTCCTTTTAGGAGAACAATCAAATCCAACATGGACGCACCCATATTCATTATGGTATGATAGAGATACACCGGGGATAGCCATATCACACATTCTGGCCGCTCAAAGAGTATTCTCCACTGAGACACCACCACAATTCTATTTCTGTCCCACAAACATAAGAGCCTTTGTCTTCACTGCTAGAGAACTTCATGACGATGGCATGTCAATTCCATCTTTAGGTTTTGCTGATTGTAAGCACATGTCGTTACAATtacaattaaaaaaaaatgataatcAGTTCATTTGGTGTCCACTCGTGCAGGGAATGGGGTTTATAAcaatgatttattataatttgACACCTCAATTATATTCTGCTATCGGATTCAAATCATTGTCTCTAGTTCAGACTAGGGAGAACACCATTAAGTATCAAGCTATATTGGAAGATAATAGAGTTTGGTCACTTTACATCATTTTACCATCTGCTCAAGATGGACAATCCATGAGTCTATCATTAAGGGATATGAACACAGTTGTCTCTGACACATGCATTAATGGAACTATCATACAATTGGTCCCATTAGATGACCCCGTACTGGATGATGCAGTAGGATGTTATCCAACTGATTGTACAGTATCAGCATTTATCTCAAACACAAACGATCAAGAAGCAAATTATAGATTATCGTATATTACACAAGGTCAATCCCGGTCGGGTTCCACGTTACTATTCGCATTACCTCATCATATCGAGACCTTCACGAGTAAGACAATGGAAAGAGAAACACAATTAACATTGGATTCCACTGTGATGGGCGTTATGCGAGGATTTATCactaatgaatttgatatgATTATCACTGTACCACCATCGAATTTACAATTTGACCCATGGACTACTGTACCTAATAGACAACATCCCAAATACTCTTCAGCGACAATTCAAGCAATTACTCGAGCCGCCATGATAGAATCTGAACAAAACGTACTGGAGGAATCCAATTTAGATTCAATGTATTTTTCAGGAAAATCGTTGGCTAAATATGCATGGATCTTATATTGTTGccatttcatcatccacaATAATGATCTGACTACTAATTTACTGATAAACTTAAAACAGGCAATGCAGAGATTCATagataataaacaaaaactACCCTTGAATTATGATACAACATGGCATGGGTTAATATCTTCAGGAACCAGTTCTCAAGACTTTGGTAATTCGTTTTATAATGACCATCATTTCCATTATTCTTATCATGTTATTACTGCGGCCATCATAGCTAAAGTAGACCAAGACATTAACCCCAATGATGAATCGTGGTTAAGTTCCAATAAAGAATGGGTAGAAACCTTGATTAGAGATTATGCTAATCCTTCCGAAAAGGACCCTTATTTCCCACAGTTTAGATCGTTTGACTGGTTTAATGGACATTCTTGGGCAAAAGGTTTATTTGAAAGCGGAGATGgtaaagatgaagaatctaGTTCTGAGGATGTTAATGCCTCATATGCTTTGAAATTATGGGGTCAAGTTACTAAGAATTCACAACTGGAGAAACTAGGAGAAATTCAATTAGGAATATTAAGAACATCATTGAACCATTACTTCTTATATCAAGATAACAATACTACTGAACCCAAAGAGTTTATTTCGAACAAAGTCAGTGGAATcctttttgaaaataaaattgatcATACGACATATTTTGGTAATCAATTGCAATATATCCAAATGATTCATGCCATTCCAATTACACCTGCATCATCGTTTATAAGATCTCCACAATTTGTCAAGGAAGAATGGGAACAAAAGTTATTAGCACTTGTAGGTGATATCGAAGATGGCTGGAAAGGAATAATTATGTTGAATGTCGCACTATTTgatcctttaatttcatattcattCTTTAGCGATGCAAATTTTAAACCAACTTTCTTGGATGGTGGGCAAAGTTTAACTTGGTCTTTAACATATTCAGGTGCATTTATTGATGACTAA
- the NCAS0C03140 gene encoding uncharacterized protein (ancestral locus Anc_8.349): protein MSYSYEEESKKLLDYLRVVCEKAEENKNGRSRKRMEIERKMRTQFRAVMEMQTAVANYRYDLIPSGMVKYYVQNYTDMAYLQASIYNITKNKGPNYLLDPHDDDRIITELLKYRRAKDAEAAASAQNDSNALQQSHFKVEKGGKKETTDHLAETARNNFVPPLSKDHPEVAAPILLPTTIPQDVFEPIKIPSNTNSLRKTLESVKQSVTSNVELSQLSKLTSADENPKTSKSDFIQDLANNLSKDASHPQKSTSQPRETNPLMEANIVESISHTNIQSDIDTSAHTPEVATAHDSLVNRTPVKSISTEANIGQQLLDKPSNEPSISPMLRKEKDVNVTKNKSVPSNKSDDYISEQIKENSSTVTKIIDNPVNENPLKDQVLKSINGQVSQIPHPKTAKDSIEPKSPVQNISSNQASSLEHPPVNNLLAATSIFHSQTNLSEFKAISTPQYSHVISGPPSVEPKESKKAQPNESLKNNGKTPNPTTVLPTTTENNANKASILNSSLISTSKRILDLPNSSLPAGPDAGRANEHKPKKRKLESSTVGDEQVVKVPTLSQTETDKMDTLLLADSNSSIEADSKSIVPASIASSAATSKIKESSKSKSSSSNIEHKDNSNLFRSTNMETSKTTITTSILNNLVNVSNSETLREQTTKDSVSSTQKGNSLLDSESPVTDPRKSDKLKDAKDLDVLTQEPLNPSISGLQISPTNVQSRPGNAENQFELTREPDTKVEVPQANSKSIDTKEQLLNPPPNDTSVSNTALLGNLNSSTEERSNISYPASSPVSTTTNILEVKNSAKVDLKESFKDQTKTTNEPEMTENNSMITNRHEETEVLEQNQVIEDATIHKRATIDNTHSAQQKLLASPIHSKNTPPKSTRIIGRQSPAQFIPARPMSSLSGRIIDSKKPSNIESEEIGRNTNTSVEHKPTTYRSKSSSALVRRGRSPVESLPIYETKPLSKGSVLTSTTSRFGSHVIELPRSRYGSPISSGKSGRNRPSSQLLDSNRTARLPSISRFGLSAPPPSLPITPTIKKSNHPISVSLSNSRDRTSKFGAASRNYPISNGPARRITTPISTTDPSFALTGKDDSPKKQPMVISFLNPDQNVLPSRPMSGDVALGGKKQPKSLRKMGNIARKYNLEE from the coding sequence ATGTCATACTCATACGAAGAAGAGAGTAAAAAGCTGTTGGATTATCTTCGAGTAGTCTGTGAAAAAGCTGAAGAGAACAAAAATGGTCGAAGTAGAAAAAGAATGGAaatagaaagaaaaatgagAACACAATTCAGAGCGGTAATGGAGATGCAAACAGCAGTGGCTAATTATAGGTACGATTTGATACCCTCTGGAATGGTGAAATACTACGTTCAAAACTATACCGATATGGCCTATTTACAGGCCAGCATTTATAATATCACTAAAAACAAAGGACCAAATTATCTATTAGACCCTCATGACGATGACAGAATAATAactgaattattaaaatacAGGCGTGCCAAAGACGCAGAAGCAGCTGCTTCTGCGCAAAATGACTCGAATGCTTTACAACAATCTCACTTTAAGGTTGAAAAAGgaggaaagaaagaaactaCTGACCATTTGGCCGAAACAGCAAGGAATAATTTTGTTCCACCTCTGTCAAAAGACCACCCTGAGGTAGCAGCACCAATATTATTACCCACAACAATACCGCAAGATGTTTTTGAACCAATCAAGATTCCCTCAAATACAAATTCATTGAGAAAAACCCTTGAATCCGTCAAACAAAGTGTAACATCTAATGTGGAACTTTCTCaactttccaaattaaCATCTGCTGATGAAAATCCCAAGACTTCCAAGAGTGATTTTATCCAGGATCTGGCCAACAATCTTAGTAAAGATGCCAGTCATCCCCAGAAATCGACTTCTCAACCGCGTGAGACAAACCCTTTAATGGAAGCAAATATTGTAGAAAGCATATCGCATACTAACATCCAATCTGATATCGATACATCTGCACATACTCCTGAAGTTGCAACGGCTCATGACAGCCTAGTAAACAGAACTCCCGTGAAATCAATAAGTACTGAAGCTAATATTGGCCAGCAACTACTCGATAAACCTTCCAATGAACCTTCAATAAGTCCAATGctaagaaaagaaaaggatgTAAACGttacaaaaaataaaagtgTACCCAGTAATAAAAGTGACGATTACATATCTGAACAAATAAAAGAGAACTCAAGTACTGTGACCAAGATTATCGATAACCCTGTAAACGAGAACCCATTGAAAGATCAAGTATTAAAATCTATAAATGGACAAGTCTCGCAAATTCCCCATCCCAAAACCGCTAAAGATTCAATAGAACCAAAATCACCCGTCCAAAACATATCCTCCAACCAGGCATCCTCTCTTGAACATCCACCCGTAAATAACCTTTTAGCCGCTACAAGCATATTCCATTCGCAAACTAATTTGTCTGAATTCAAGGCAATATCGACGCCTCAATATAGTCATGTAATATCTGGCCCACCATCTGTGGAACCAAAAGAAAGCAAGAAGGCACAGCCAAATGAGtctttaaaaaataatggtAAAACCCCTAACCCAACAACTGTATTGCCGACAACAACTGAAAACAATGCAAACAAGGCAAGCATATTAAATTCCTCTTTAATTAGTACCTCTAAAAGAATATTGGATTTACCAAACTCGTCCTTGCCTGCTGGCCCAGATGCTGGCCGAGCTAATGAACACAAGCctaagaaaagaaaacttGAATCTAGTACGGTGGGTGATGAGCAGGTCGTCAAAGTACCGACCCTATCACAGACAGAGACTGATAAAATGGACACTCTACTACTAGCTGATTCCAACTCTTCTATTGAAGCTGATTCAAAGTCGATTGTACCAGCCTCAATTGCTTCCTCAGCAGCTACTAgcaaaataaaagaaagtTCCAAAAGCAAGTCAAGTTCGTCAAATATAGAACATAAAGATAATAGCAACTTATTTCGCTCCACGAATATGGAGACTAGCAAAACCACAATCACAACCTCAATCCTAAATAATCTTGTAAATGTCTCAAACTCAGAAACTCTTAGGGAACAAACCACCAAAGATAGTGTATCTTCTACTCAAAAAGGTAATTCACTACTTGACTCAGAGTCTCCCGTGACAGACCCCCGAAAATCtgataaattgaaagacGCCAAGGACCTTGATGTTTTAACTCAAGAACCCCTTAACCCTTCGATATCTGGATTACAAATTTCTCCGACAAATGTTCAAAGTAGGCCTGGTAATGCTGAAAATCAATTCGAACTTACTAGAGAACCTGATACTAAAGTTGAAGTTCCTCAGGCAAATAGCAAATCCATTGATACGAAAGAGCAACTACTAAACCCCCCGCCAAATGATACCAGTGTGAGTAATACAGCCTTGTTAGGTAACCTCAATTCGAGTACAGAGGAACGGTCAAATATCTCGTATCCAGCATCCTCACCTGTCTCGACGACAACTAATATTCTTGAAGTTAAAAACTCGGCCAAGGTTGATTTAAAGGAAAGCTTTAAGGACCAAACCAAAACAACTAATGAGCCTGAGATGACTGAAAACAATAGTATGATCACCAATAGACatgaagaaactgaagTCCTTGAACAAAATCAGGTAATTGAAGACGCCACTATTCACAAACGCGCAACTATTGATAACACTCACTCAGCGCAACAAAAGTTATTAGCATCTCCTATTCATTCTAAAAACACTCCTCCCAAATCAACTCGAATAATAGGCAGGCAGTCACCTGCTCAGTTCATACCTGCAAGGCCCATGTCTTCGTTATCAGGCCGTATTATAGATAGTAAGAAGCCTAGTAATATAGAaagtgaagaaattggGCGAAACACTAATACGTCAGTAGAACATAAGCCTACTACCTACAGGAgtaaatcttcttcagcttTAGTTAGGAGGGGAAGATCACCAGTTGAATCTTTGCCCATCTACGAAACAAAACCCTTGAGTAAGGGCTCTGTTTTGACATCAACGACATCGAGGTTTGGCTCTCATGTTATAGAACTTCCTCGCTCCAGATATGGTAGTCCTATTTCAAGTGGAAAATCAGGCAGGAACAGACCTTCAAGCCAACTTTTAGACTCTAATAGGACCGCCAGATTGCCTTCAATTTCGAGGTTTGGGTTGAGTGCACCACCCCCATCTTTACCAATTACACCAACTATCAAAAAATCCAACCACCCTATAAGTGTATCCCTATCTAATTCAAGAGATAGAACTTCCAAGTTTGGAGCTGcatcaagaaattatcCCATTTCTAACGGGCCAGCCAGGAGAATCACAACCCCAATTTCAACTACAGATCCTTCTTTTGCTTTGACCGGAAAGGATGATTCTCCGAAAAAGCAACCGATGGTTATATCCTTCTTGAATCCTGACCAGAATGTTTTGCCTTCTCGTCCAATGAGTGGTGATGTGGCATTAGGTGGTAAAAAACAACCAAAATCCTTGAGAAAAATGGGCAATATTGCTAGGAAGTATAATTTAGAAGAATAG
- the PUT1 gene encoding proline dehydrogenase (ancestral locus Anc_8.348) has product MKSSFKSITTYRLLNNQFRLVTNNICCIPSSARTDCKINLSFSNSDYINRRFYVTESSLTPIKNYIPSADTAFAVNPDSTTTSSSASLPTTTTSPKSITTAATIAANAVITASTNEIPLADNTTNDDSKSTFLINPEDMTSSYYEQSPPDSTHYLKTLSFHELFSLGCIGIATINKQFLNLIIKLFPYIPIPLIKIFVSKLYCGGITPTEVLKCGQNLQLRGITNMMLSLTIENSEGGKQNIDINHIIQETINSIHTVLKPNLLNQIEKVDDINDIAPGYIALKPSALVDNPREVLLNFQNETDPIWVEKRTQLIENCSKINEIIFQLNNDLFKLYPERKAPFFVCTIDAEKFDLQINGVYALQRILMQKFNPVSSPLVSCIGTWQLYLRDSKQHLNEEIKLAKENGYKLGLKLVRGAYMHSELNRDSIIHSNKFDTDMNYDQIVMDIIKDLSKNGDQSIYGHLVVASHNYKSQLIATKLLKESKSLYANSNVVLGQLLGMADNVTHDLVYNHGAKNIIKYVPWGPPLETKDYLLRRLQENGDAVRADNGWPLCKAVFKTLFLL; this is encoded by the coding sequence atgaaatcatcCTTCAAATCAATAACTACTTACCGCTTATTAAACAATCAATTTAGATTAgtaacaaataatatttgCTGCATCCCTTCTTCTGCAAGGACAGATTGCAAAATTAATCtgtcattttcaaattcagatTATATTAATAGGAGGTTCTATGTCACAGAATCATCTTTAACTccaataaaaaattatatcCCATCTGCTGATACTGCATTCGCCGTTAATCCAgattcaacaacaacatcttcttctgcaTCATTACCAACGACAACTACATCTCCTAAATCAATTACAACTGCCGCTACCATTGCCGCCAATGCTGTCATTACAGCTTCCACTAATGAAATACCTCTGGCAGATAATACAACTAATGATGATAGCAAGAGCACATTTCTCATCAATCCAGAAGATATGACATCGTCTTATTACGAACAATCACCACCAGACTCAAcacattatttgaagacaTTATCATTCCATGAACTATTCTCCTTAGGATGTATTGGGATCGcaacaataaataaacaattctTAAACCtaattattaaattgttcCCATATATCCCAATCCCTCTAATCAAGAtttttgtttccaaattataTTGTGGTGGTATTACACCCACAGAAGTATTAAAATGTGGTCAAAATCTACAATTAAGAGGTATTACAAACATGATGCTATCTTTAACCATTGAAAACTCAGAAGGTGGGAAACAAAACATTGATATCAACCACATTATCCAAGAAACAATAAACTCTATCCATACTGTATTGAAACCGAACCTTTTGAACCAAATTGAGAAAGTGGATGACATTAACGATATAGCTCCAGGTTACATCGCCTTGAAACCATCAGCATTGGTGGATAACCCAAGGGAAGTCCTACTAAACTTCCAAAACGAAACAGACCCTATTTGGGTGGAAAAGAGGACACaacttattgaaaattgttccaagattaatgaaataatcTTCCAATTAAACAATGacttatttaaattatacCCTGAAAGAAAGGCACCCTTCTTTGTTTGTACCATTGATGCTGAGAAATTCgatcttcaaataaatgGTGTCTATGCATTACAAAGAATATTGATGCAAAAATTTAATCCAGTGTCTTCTCCCTTAGTTTCATGCATAGGTACGTGGCAATTATATTTACGTGATTCCAAACAACatttgaatgaagaaattaagcTAGCTAAGGAAAACGGTTATAAATTGGGGTTGAAATTGGTAAGAGGCGCATACATGCATTCTGAATTGAATAGAGACTCTATAATACATTCCAATAAATTCGATACTGATATGAATTACGATCAAATTGTCATGGACATTATCAAAGACCTCTCTAAGAATGGTGATCAATCCATCTACGGTCATTTGGTAGTGGCATCACACAATTACAAGTCACAATTAATTGCCACGAAATTACTTAAggaatcaaaatcattgtATGCCAATTCTAACGTCGTGTTAGGTCAATTATTGGGTATGGCGGATAACGTTACTCACGACTTGGTCTACAATCATGGTGCtaagaatattatcaaatatgTTCCCTGGGGACCACCATTGGAAACAAAGGATTATCTATTGAGAAGATTGCAAGAAAATGGTGATGCTGTGAGAGCTGATAACGGATGGCCTCTTTGTAAAGCTGTCTTTAAGACTTTGTTCCTCCTGTAA
- the RRN5 gene encoding Rrn5p (ancestral locus Anc_8.347): MGRPRNDCVKLYFEQFNNEVDEFFNADFQVDYELRASRIHVDSKIKYLEREEAKKGITPDVEDDDDDEAKNKKPIPLGVHWSSREKRLFFHYLSRYSIHRLDEWYRKVGSGSKSKYEVLTYYRVLRSNLHAIKRRNTIDKRKKGLFAGILRRKDLPIAYEMSESFVQLEETMAASLPTGIDAVYSETPSDETQLITLQPWERRWHSVLRRSPTVSTQQSALPVSVEAYDYLTRLAKRHLRQVIYSTVLPQLERKAIAVRDKDDDNSDKLHTVHLVTRRDVLTGIHRLRLMLRDTKRVPLLAETWLQTLSKFELQISESKNKSNLSGSIIRNSRTLNDLVECFTREVPFLEPLPLLRKGADSAVTEPIVDGTIAAEEEMALCQWETLEMEQEDMRRSRRYCNALLQRFTRSQTPISIAVQQDEPLPGAPARSKAALNRFLYS, from the coding sequence ATGGGGAGACCACGTAATGATTGTGTGAAGttatattttgaacaattcaataatgaagtggatgaattcttcaatgctGATTTCCAAGTGGATTACGAATTGAGAGCTTCACGTATTCATGTGGACAGTaagatcaaatatttagaaaGAGAGGAAGCTAAGAAAGGAATTACTCCAGATGTagaagatgacgatgacgatgaggcaaagaataaaaaaCCCATTCCATTGGGTGTGCATTGGAGTTCACGAGAGAAACGGTTGTTTTTCCATTATTTATCTCGATACTCTATCCATCGATTAGACGAATGGTATAGAAAAGTGGGTTCCGGTAGTAAATCGAAATATGAAGTGTTAACGTATTACCGTGTCCTGCGATCCAATTTACATGCAATCAAGAGACGGAACACCATTGATAAAAGGAAAAAGGGACTATTCGCAGGAATACTACGAAGAAAGGACTTACCCATAGCATACGAGATGTCCGAATCATTTGttcaattggaagaaaCCATGGCGGCATCGTTGCCCACGGGCATTGACGCCGTGTACAGCGAGACGCCGTCGGACGAGACGCAGTTGATTACCCTGCAGCCGTGGGAGCGGCGTTGGCACTCCGTTCTCCGTCGGAGTCCGACGGTGTCAACGCAACAGTCCGCTTTACCTGTCTCGGTCGAGGCTTACGATTATTTGACACGATTAGCTAAGCGACATCTCCGCCAAGTGATTTACTCGACGGTTCTGCCGCAATTGGAGCGGAAAGCCATCGCCGTCCGTGATAAGGATGACGATAACAGCGATAAATTGCACACGGTGCATTTGGTCACGAGAAGGGACGTTCTCACGGGTATCCACAGACTAAGATTAATGTTACGGGACACAAAGCGTGTTCCTCTGTTGGCAGAGACGTGGTTACAGACCTTATCTAAGTTTGAACTGCAAATATCGGAGAGTAAGAATAAGAGCAACTTGAGTGGCTCGATAATAAGGAACTCACGCACTCTTAATGACCTGGTGGAGTGTTTTACGAGAGAGGTGCCCTTTTTGGAGCCTCTGCCGTTATTGCGGAAGGGTGCAGATTCTGCTGTAACGGAACCCATAGTGGATGGGACAATAGCCGCCGAGGAGGAGATGGCACTTTGTCAGTGGGAAACGTTGGAGATGGAACAAGAGGACATGCGGCGATCCAGACGATACTGCAACGCGCTATTGCAGCGGTTTACGCGTTCTCAAACTCCAATTAGCATCGCCGTACAACAAGACGAGCCGTTACCCGGCGCGCCTGCCCGGTCGAAAGCCGCACTTAACCGGTTTTTGTATTCGTAG